One stretch of Campylobacter sp. CCS1377 DNA includes these proteins:
- the fliS gene encoding flagellar export chaperone FliS translates to MQNNFAYNAYSQNQIGVESPQKLIEMLYEGLLRFCSRIKVAIKNEDIEQRVYYIKRATAIFIELINGLDYEKGGEVAHYLSGLYTREIQLLSLANLENNEARIDEVINVVKGLLEAWREVHQQ, encoded by the coding sequence ATGCAAAACAATTTTGCCTATAATGCTTATTCTCAAAATCAAATTGGGGTTGAATCCCCACAAAAACTTATAGAAATGCTTTATGAAGGACTTTTGCGTTTTTGCTCAAGGATTAAAGTGGCTATTAAAAATGAGGACATAGAGCAAAGAGTGTATTATATAAAAAGAGCCACAGCGATTTTTATTGAGCTTATTAATGGTCTTGATTATGAAAAAGGCGGAGAGGTAGCACATTATTTAAGCGGGCTTTATACGAGAGAAATTCAACTCTTATCTTTGGCAAATTTAGAGAATAATGAAGCTAGAATTGATGAGGTAATTAATGTTGTAAAAGGTTTATTAGAAGCGTGGAGAGAAGTACATCAGCAATGA
- a CDS encoding ribonuclease R family protein: protein MKEFLNSLNYGINTNQINNEFKQILRELIANHIVKEYKNKFYINNGYTFGVLDISSKGIGFLECFDENFKKDLLIENKNLKGANYKDIVAVKLLPLKKKRPSAKVVLVLKRANETSLVVTKKYGEAVLGMNIKTGLSTALKASQKSLKALPLGTILKIENENNNIIEVLGHIDDESVDEKISLALFNKNSEFSDACIKEALANGDSVDASMYENRIDLRNLAFCTIDPVHAKDFDDAIYFDTQKREIYVAIADVSEYVYAYSAIDKEARNRGFSIYFPHIAIPMLPRPLSENICSLKPNLDRLAYCFKITLDHECKVIKEELFEAIINSKRRFNYDEVDEILVKKPDLAELSYLYELFKITSILRKNRLKNAFEFRTEELRMTLDENLSLKSTVFEKDTPSHNLIEDCMLLANKAAAKLIDIGVFRNHLSADSKKIDKLINELLELGIDVKFKPNLPELIRDIQALADELNLRAEVDKLIIKAQKKAEYSSENAGHFGLGFDKYTHFTSPIRRYSDLILHRLLKAKQKKDDKLFNYLLLNIQSTCESLSTLEREADKVAYDFMDRKFARWAAKNIGKKFKALVVQNDGICIAKLDDEIKGADIILYDTRVNLLQSVEVQIIEADIIMAKIYAKITKNLNPLKAKNV from the coding sequence ATGAAAGAATTTTTAAATAGCCTAAATTACGGCATTAATACAAATCAAATCAATAATGAATTTAAGCAGATCTTAAGAGAACTTATAGCAAATCATATCGTAAAAGAATATAAAAATAAATTTTATATCAATAATGGCTATACTTTTGGAGTGCTTGATATTTCAAGTAAAGGCATAGGTTTTTTGGAATGCTTTGACGAAAATTTTAAAAAAGATCTACTCATAGAAAATAAAAATCTAAAAGGTGCAAATTACAAAGATATAGTTGCGGTAAAACTTTTACCTTTAAAGAAAAAACGCCCCAGTGCAAAAGTGGTTTTAGTCTTAAAAAGGGCCAATGAAACCTCTTTGGTTGTCACTAAAAAATACGGTGAAGCTGTGCTTGGAATGAATATCAAAACCGGACTAAGCACAGCTTTAAAAGCTTCTCAAAAATCTTTAAAAGCCCTACCTTTAGGCACTATTTTAAAAATAGAAAATGAAAATAACAACATCATAGAAGTATTAGGACACATTGATGATGAAAGTGTGGATGAGAAAATTTCACTTGCACTTTTTAATAAAAATAGTGAATTTAGTGACGCTTGCATCAAAGAAGCCTTGGCAAATGGCGATAGTGTAGATGCAAGCATGTATGAAAATCGTATAGATTTAAGAAATTTGGCTTTTTGCACCATTGATCCAGTCCATGCAAAAGATTTTGATGATGCGATTTATTTTGATACACAAAAACGCGAAATTTATGTAGCTATTGCTGATGTAAGCGAGTATGTTTATGCTTATAGTGCTATTGATAAAGAAGCTAGAAATCGTGGATTTTCCATATACTTTCCACATATTGCTATCCCAATGTTGCCACGTCCTTTAAGTGAAAACATTTGCTCTTTAAAGCCAAATTTGGATCGCTTGGCGTATTGTTTTAAAATCACACTTGATCATGAATGCAAAGTCATAAAAGAAGAGCTTTTTGAAGCTATTATTAACTCAAAACGCCGTTTTAATTATGATGAAGTGGATGAAATTTTAGTCAAAAAACCTGACTTAGCAGAGCTTTCGTATCTTTATGAGCTTTTTAAAATCACAAGTATTTTACGCAAAAATCGCCTTAAAAATGCTTTTGAATTTCGCACTGAAGAGCTTAGAATGACTTTGGATGAAAATTTAAGCCTAAAAAGCACGGTTTTTGAAAAAGATACGCCTTCACATAATTTAATAGAAGATTGTATGCTTTTAGCCAATAAAGCCGCTGCAAAACTTATCGATATAGGAGTTTTTAGAAATCACTTGAGTGCAGATTCTAAAAAAATAGACAAGCTAATAAATGAGCTTTTAGAACTTGGAATTGATGTGAAATTTAAACCCAATTTACCCGAACTCATACGTGATATCCAGGCTTTGGCTGATGAGTTAAATTTAAGAGCAGAGGTTGATAAACTCATCATTAAAGCGCAAAAAAAAGCGGAGTATTCTAGCGAAAATGCAGGGCATTTTGGCTTGGGATTTGATAAATATACGCATTTTACAAGCCCTATTAGAAGGTATTCTGATCTTATTTTACATAGACTTTTAAAAGCCAAACAAAAAAAAGATGATAAGCTTTTTAACTACTTGCTTTTAAACATACAAAGCACTTGCGAAAGTCTTAGCACGCTTGAAAGAGAAGCAGATAAAGTTGCTTATGACTTTATGGATAGAAAATTTGCTAGATGGGCGGCAAAAAATATAGGCAAAAAATTCAAGGCTTTAGTGGTGCAAAATGATGGAATTTGCATAGCAAAACTTGATGATGAAATTAAAGGCGCTGATATTATCCTTTATGATACGCGAGTAAATTTATTACAAAGCGTTGAAGTGCAGATTATAGAAGCTGATATTATCATGGCAAAAATTTATGCTAAAATCACAAAAAATTTAAATCCTTTAAAGGCAAAAAATGTATAG
- the holA gene encoding DNA polymerase III subunit delta → MYRKDLQNLLLKDKFPNFFFLYGADNFQSELYANFIKQKWNTDETLKIFFEEYNFSRVSDFLSGGSLFSEKKLLEIKTNKKIPSKELKILIELCKQNQDNFLLLELYDESSKQSDIEKIFENNFVRFFKANNAKEGVELLAMKAKELNIEITQNALFALFSNFDENLYLAASELNKFQDLSIDEKTIEKYCFSLSVVGFEMFFEKLLQGKNINTDLEKILDSFNEIALINSLNTNFYRLFKIALYAKIHGKMDFKELLGYTPPAQVAKKLELQAFGIKISQYQQIFTLLLESEYELKNNSKLSKKEFLIATLLKLSQILKTK, encoded by the coding sequence ATGTATAGAAAAGATCTACAAAACTTGCTTTTAAAAGATAAATTTCCAAATTTTTTCTTTCTTTATGGAGCAGATAATTTTCAAAGCGAACTTTATGCTAATTTCATTAAACAAAAATGGAATACTGATGAGACTTTAAAAATCTTTTTTGAAGAGTATAATTTTTCTCGCGTGAGTGATTTTTTAAGTGGCGGATCGCTTTTTAGTGAAAAAAAACTTTTAGAAATCAAAACCAATAAAAAAATTCCTAGCAAAGAGCTAAAAATTCTCATAGAACTTTGCAAACAAAATCAAGATAATTTTCTACTTTTAGAACTTTATGATGAAAGCTCCAAGCAAAGCGATATAGAAAAGATTTTTGAAAATAACTTTGTAAGATTTTTTAAAGCAAATAACGCTAAAGAAGGTGTAGAGCTTTTAGCTATGAAAGCCAAAGAATTAAACATAGAAATCACCCAAAATGCTTTATTTGCTCTTTTTTCAAACTTTGATGAAAATTTATATTTAGCCGCTAGTGAGCTTAATAAATTTCAAGATTTAAGCATCGATGAAAAAACCATAGAGAAATATTGTTTCAGCTTAAGCGTAGTAGGCTTTGAAATGTTTTTTGAAAAACTTTTACAAGGCAAAAATATTAACACAGATCTTGAAAAAATTTTAGACAGTTTTAATGAAATTGCCTTAATTAATTCTTTAAATACTAACTTTTATCGTCTTTTTAAAATCGCTTTATATGCAAAAATTCATGGGAAAATGGATTTTAAAGAATTACTTGGTTATACACCTCCAGCACAAGTAGCTAAAAAACTAGAACTGCAAGCCTTTGGAATTAAAATTTCTCAATATCAACAAATTTTTACTCTATTGCTCGAAAGTGAATATGAGTTAAAAAATAATTCAAAACTTTCCAAAAAAGAATTTTTAATCGCGACTTTATTAAAGCTTTCACAAATTCTAAAAACAAAATAA
- the efp gene encoding elongation factor P has product MASYSMGDLKKGLKIEIDGVPFKIVEYQHVKPGKGPAFVRIKIKSFIDGKVLEKTFHAGDKCEAPNLEDKTMQYLYDDGENCQFMDTQTYEQVAISDEDVGEAKKWMLDGMMVDVLFHNGKAIGVEVPQVVELKIIETAPNFKGDTQGSNKKPATLETGAVVQIPFHVLEGEVIRVDTVRGEYIERANK; this is encoded by the coding sequence ATGGCATCTTATTCAATGGGCGATTTAAAAAAAGGTCTTAAAATAGAAATTGACGGCGTTCCTTTTAAAATCGTAGAATATCAACATGTTAAGCCGGGCAAGGGACCTGCTTTTGTGCGTATAAAAATCAAATCTTTTATTGATGGTAAAGTGCTTGAAAAAACTTTTCATGCAGGCGATAAATGCGAAGCTCCAAATTTGGAAGATAAAACAATGCAATATCTTTATGATGATGGAGAAAATTGCCAGTTTATGGATACGCAGACTTATGAGCAAGTGGCAATTAGTGATGAAGATGTAGGTGAGGCAAAAAAATGGATGCTTGATGGTATGATGGTTGATGTGCTTTTTCACAATGGCAAAGCTATTGGTGTGGAAGTTCCGCAGGTTGTAGAGCTTAAGATTATCGAAACAGCTCCAAATTTTAAAGGCGATACACAAGGATCAAATAAAAAACCAGCAACACTTGAAACGGGTGCAGTAGTACAAATTCCCTTTCATGTATTAGAAGGCGAAGTTATACGCGTTGATACCGTGCGTGGAGAGTATATAGAAAGAGCAAATAAATAA